AGTCTCTCTATATGGAAATCCCTCTTCAAACTCCTCCTGCCAAAGAGTATCTGGAGCAAAAATATAACCTGCCTCTAACTCTCTTTTTGCTTGAATCTCTACAATCTCCTTAGCAAATTGAATTAATTCTTCAGTTATCTTCTCTCTCTTTTTTCTAAATCCTTTTCTACCCAATTTATATATCTCGGGAATCTCCCCAGAATAAGATATATACTTACCTATCTTTCCTATTCCTTCTATTGGAACAAAAAGTTTATCCTCATCAGCATACTTTATTTTTAAATAATCATGTCCATCTATAATTTCAACTCCTAGATATATTCCTACTCCATAGTTCTCATGAATTATATAATCCCCCTCTTGAATCTCCGAAACATTCTTATATCTTTGGAATCCCCTATCTCTTCTCTCTCTCTTTACTCTTACTCCCTTTAGTTCCCTATCAGTTAAAACCAGAGTATCTCCATCTCTATATCCTTCAAAAAGAGGGTATCTCTCAAACTCAAAATTCTCCCCTTGAAAAATCTCCCTATATCTTTTCTCTTCCTCTGAAACTATTTTTATTTTCAATCTTGGGTCTGTACCTAATTTTTTTATGTACTCTACATCTTCGAAACTGTGTAACTCATCATATTCAAACTTAGTAATCTCTACTTGTTCAGCTACATTAACTAACTCTTGAAATCTCTCTCTTAACTCTACTTCAGCTTCTCCTACATCTTTTAATATTTCACCTAGCTTATACTCAAGTAGCTCTCTATTTTCCATGAATATATGTATATTATCTAACTTTCCTAGAAGTGAGAAGAGAGTTTTTCTCTCTTCATTATTACTGTTTATATACATATCTATACTGCTCTTTTTCTCAATACTTTTTTGAGTCTCTATATCAAAGTAGGTAACTCTTTCAATCTCATCTCCAAAACTGAACTCTATTCTCACTGGATACTCACTATTTTTAGGAAAAATATCAAAGATATCTCCCCTTATACTAAATTGGTTTCTATCTTCAACCATATAGTTTCTTGTATATCCATTTTTTTCTAGCTCCTCTTCTAAAGTTTTGGCATCTATATTTTTTCCAATCTCTATATAAAATCTTTTTCCCTCTAAAAAATAATCTCTCAATACAGCATCTAAAGAGGTCAAAATTATAAATTTATCTCCAGATTTTAAAATTTCTAAAAGATCATAATTATCCTTCTCCAGCTCCTCTTTTATCTGGCTACTCTCTAACTTTAAAAGCTTTCCACCATATATGTCCTCTAATACGTTGTAATAATCCTCTATATTCTTATTTGAAGAACATAGATACAAGATATTTCCCTTTAATTCCTTTAATAAAAAAGGGATTTTCCCTCTATATTCTACCATTTTCTCCTCCAAATTTTTTAATATAACTACATTTTACCCTTTATTTTATAACTTTGCAAAAATATATTTTAACTAAATCCAAAAAATAAGAGAGAGGAGAAAATTTTACTCTGAGTAAAACTCTCTTCCTCTCTAACATATTAATTTATTTCTTAAAACACTATATCTTGTATTTTATTATTGTCTATATACAATTAATTGATAGTTTCATCTTTTAAAAACTTATCATAGTATTTTGCTAATCCACCTGTTGAAGTTTCCTTATAAGCTGAACACATGTCTATTCCAGTCTCTTTCATAGTTTGTACAACTTGGTCAAAACTGATTGTATGCTCTCCATTTGTTGCTAATGCATAATCTGCTGTATTTAATGATCTTACTGCAACTATTGCATTTCTCTCTATACAAGGTATTTGTACATATCCTCCAACTGGGTCACAAGTCATTCCAAGGTGGTGCTCCATTCCCATCTCAGCTGCATACTCTATCTGTTCAGTTGTTCCACCTAGGATATATACTGCCATTCCAGCTGCCATTGAACATGCTGCTCCTATCTCAGCTTGACATCCTCCTTCAGCTCCAGATATAGTTGCATTTTCCTTGATAAGGTTTCCTATTAGTCCTGCTACTGCTAAAGCTCTTAAAGAAGTTGTTTCATCTAATTCATACTCTTCAATTAAAGCTCTTAATAATCCAGGAATTACTCCAGCAGCTCCACATGTCGGTGCTGTTACTATTGTTCCTGCACTACTGTTCTCTTCTGAAACCGCTAATGCATAAGCAAATATCTTTTTAGTTATTACTAAGTAGTTTCTCTTTTTATCTATCTTATCATATATCTCTTTTGCTCTTCTTGGATATCTTAATTTTCCTGGAAGTACTCCATCCTTTCTGATACCTCTATCTACAGCAGCATTCATTGTATCTAGAATATCTTTTAAATGATCCCAGATACCTGGTCCTTCACAATACTCTACATACTCCCAAAGTTCTTTATTATTCTCTTTACACCATGCCATAATATCATCCATCTTAGTTAAATTATAGCATTGTCCAGCTCCACTTCTCTTATCAGTAAGCTCTTTTATTGTTCCTCCACCTACTGAGAATACTAACCAATCCTTTATAACATTTCCAGCTTCATCTAAAGCAAAGAATTTCATTCCATTAGTATGATACTCATGTATAAAATCTGGCATCCAAACGATCTCAGTTTTTTTAGGTTTTAAAGTCTCTTCTATTATCCAATCTGTTAAATGTCCCTTACCAGTTGCAGCTAAACTTCCATAAAGTTCAACTTTGTAAGATGCTGCATTTTCTGTTTCAGCTTTAAATTTCTTTGCAGCTCTTTCTGGTCCCATTGTGTGCGAACTAGATGGTCCACACCCGATTTTAAATAATTCTCTTAAGCTATCCATTAATTTTTACCTCTTATCTCTTCTACTGTTTTTATCTTATAATTTTTAAATATTATTGATCCTAATAATCCAGCAAATGCCCCTGACGCAGCACACATTAATGCAACTTTTGTAACAGTCATAGCATCATTAAATCCGTACATTACCATTAATCCAGCTATTGGAGTAGCTGTTCCTGTAGCATTGTTTACAAGTCCATACATTGCTACTACAACACCTGCTAATGCTCCTCCTATAAAGTTTGTTACATATATTGGAACTGGGTTAGCTGAAATTACATCTGCTTGTGTTAGTGGCTCTATTGCTACTGCTATAGTTGTTTTTCTATCTCCAAATCCCATTCTGTGGAAGAATATTCCATTCATAAAAGATGATCCCATTACTGATAATGCTCCTATTGCCATTGGAACACCTGTTAATCCCATCATAGCTGTAAGTGCCATTGATGATAATGGTGCTGTTGCTACTACAGTGATTACTCCTCCTAAAATAATTCCCATTAATATTGGACTTGAATGAGAAGCTGACTCAAGAATTCCACCTATATTTAATAGAGTTGAATTTACTATTGGGTTAGATACTGACGCTATAAGTCTTGCTAACGGTGCTATGAAACAGATTACAAAAATTAAATCTAATCCTTGTGGAACTTTTTCCTCTACTTTTGGAATAATAAAAGATAATATATAACCAGCTAAAAATCCTGGTAATATTCCAAATCCTGCTACTGATACACCAACTAAAACTGCATAAGTAGGATTAACTCCTAAAGCTATTGGAACTAAAATAGCTGATGCAACTCCTCCCATTGAACCTGCTGCTTTACCTACTTCTCCTAAGAAAGGAATTCCGATAAGATCTCCTCCAACATATAATTGGAAAGCCTCTACTAGGAAACTTGCCGTTGCTGCTCCTGCTAATGCTCCCATTGCTTTCATACCCTTAGGTGCTTTCATACTAAATAGTGAGAATCCACCTAAAACAACAAATAATAAAATTACTCCTTTGATAACATCCATTCTTTTTTCTCCTTTTGTTAAATTTTACTTAATTTATTTTCAGTTTATATTAACAACATATTCCGTTCTTTTTACGAATATTATTGTTATTTTAAATACAAGAAAAAGTATAACATACAGAATAGAATATTTCAAGATTTTTTTCACTTTAATGAAATTTATTATTCTTCAAATTACGATTTATTGCTACTTCTACAACTATAAATATTTTATTTATATTTTAATTTTATTATATTAATCATTATTTTATTTTTTTATTTCATTATACTGGATTTATATTTTTTTGAAATTTTTTCATATAATAAAACACATTTTTAAATTTTTATCACTATATTTTATTGAATTTACAATATATAATATTTATGGTATAATCATATAAATCATAAATATAAATTTTCTTATGGAGGAACAGGAATTAATGAAACTAGGGGAAAAAATTAAAACGATTAGAAAAAACAAAGATTATACTTTAAAACAACTATCTGAGATTACTGGTCTTTCAATAGGGTTCTTAAGTAATATTGAAAGGGATCTAAATAGCCCTTCTATCAATAATCTTCAACAAATTTGTTCAGCTTTAGGAATAAATCTTATGGAAATTTTAGATGAAGAGATCGCTACTAATCCTATAACTAGAGCTGCAGAAAGAGAAGAGATATTAAAAAATATTGAAACTAACGTTAAAGTAGAAAGTCTTTTAAATAGAAAAGCAAGTCTCAATGGTATTGCTATAACTATTTCCGAAGAAAACTCTTTTAGTGATATGTCATGGGGGCATGGATATGATGAGATTGGAATTGTTGTTAAAGGTGAACTTGAAATTGAGCTAGATAAGACTCTTTATCATCTTTATGAAGGTGATTCTATATTTATCAAACAAAATACACCTCATAGATATAGAAATCCTGGTTTTAATTCATCTATTGTATACTGGGTTTCTAGCAAAAAATAATTATTAAAGAAGGGCTCTTACGCAATGTATTGTGCCCTTTTTTACTAAAAAAATATTTTTAAAATATATTTATTACTGTTTATATACATATTAATAATCTCTATAGCTTCTTTACTCTCTTTTATCAACTATACACTCCTTAAAATTTTATTTAGATTGAACAGTAAGTGGTTATCAATTTTTATAATATACAAAATAAAAAAGTTTTATCACTACTCTTACTTTCTGTAGCAATAAAACTTTTTAATATATTTATATATTTTTATGTATATGGACAGTAATATTTTTTAATTTTCTTCCTTTTCCTCTTTCATTACTCTCTCTATGTAATCCTTAATAGCACCTATATAAATCGCTCTTGTTTTCTCCTTCATTGCAAGTAAGAAATTGATATCTACGCCCATCTCTTTAGAACACAATTCTAAAGCTTTTTCTTCTATTTTTAATTTTTCATACTCATCATAACTTTCAAACTCTTTTATCATATCTCTAGGAATATTTGTCTCTTCAGCTAAATCTTTAATATTATTTAGAACAGGTTTTTTTACAGCTTTTCTAGCTTGATTAATTGATTTTTTACTCTTTAATCCTCTCTCTTTTACAACATTACCAAAAAGTGTTAAATTCTGTTTATTGTTATCTTTATCTACAGCAGAA
This portion of the Candidatus Fusobacterium pullicola genome encodes:
- a CDS encoding L-serine ammonia-lyase, iron-sulfur-dependent, subunit alpha, translated to MDSLRELFKIGCGPSSSHTMGPERAAKKFKAETENAASYKVELYGSLAATGKGHLTDWIIEETLKPKKTEIVWMPDFIHEYHTNGMKFFALDEAGNVIKDWLVFSVGGGTIKELTDKRSGAGQCYNLTKMDDIMAWCKENNKELWEYVEYCEGPGIWDHLKDILDTMNAAVDRGIRKDGVLPGKLRYPRRAKEIYDKIDKKRNYLVITKKIFAYALAVSEENSSAGTIVTAPTCGAAGVIPGLLRALIEEYELDETTSLRALAVAGLIGNLIKENATISGAEGGCQAEIGAACSMAAGMAVYILGGTTEQIEYAAEMGMEHHLGMTCDPVGGYVQIPCIERNAIVAVRSLNTADYALATNGEHTISFDQVVQTMKETGIDMCSAYKETSTGGLAKYYDKFLKDETIN
- a CDS encoding PTS sugar transporter subunit IIC, with translation MDVIKGVILLFVVLGGFSLFSMKAPKGMKAMGALAGAATASFLVEAFQLYVGGDLIGIPFLGEVGKAAGSMGGVASAILVPIALGVNPTYAVLVGVSVAGFGILPGFLAGYILSFIIPKVEEKVPQGLDLIFVICFIAPLARLIASVSNPIVNSTLLNIGGILESASHSSPILMGIILGGVITVVATAPLSSMALTAMMGLTGVPMAIGALSVMGSSFMNGIFFHRMGFGDRKTTIAVAIEPLTQADVISANPVPIYVTNFIGGALAGVVVAMYGLVNNATGTATPIAGLMVMYGFNDAMTVTKVALMCAASGAFAGLLGSIIFKNYKIKTVEEIRGKN
- a CDS encoding helix-turn-helix domain-containing protein, with amino-acid sequence MKLGEKIKTIRKNKDYTLKQLSEITGLSIGFLSNIERDLNSPSINNLQQICSALGINLMEILDEEIATNPITRAAEREEILKNIETNVKVESLLNRKASLNGIAITISEENSFSDMSWGHGYDEIGIVVKGELEIELDKTLYHLYEGDSIFIKQNTPHRYRNPGFNSSIVYWVSSKK